In Paenibacillus ihbetae, the following are encoded in one genomic region:
- a CDS encoding N-acetylglucosamine-6-phosphate deacetylase, whose translation MTSKALVREGLHYATGERIRITIGSEGRITEVFTEDADSRIAEVSTDSIGSKISGAAPAQGGSDGGEALIADGEHSVRGGDAEVWIAPGLIDLQLNGGYGIDLNSLPLTSESIIRLTRRLWETGVTTYYPTVITNGDREIEELVSAIDQACREDALTGKSIGGIHLEGPFLSPEEGPRGAHDERYIRPPDWELLQRWQDASGSRIRILTLSPEWPEAPEVIRRSVQSGIIVSIGHTAATPEQIRQAALAGASMSTHFGNGAHLTLPRHPNYLWEQLALDELWCGFIADGYHVPDSVIKVLLRAKAGKALLVSDAVYLSGMAPGSYRTHIGGEVVLTPEGRLHLARKPELLAGSAMMLADAVQRLAASGLCSFAEAWDMASSAPARAIGREKLYGLTEGARADFVMFERHAGKIRIVETVLGGVPLYQTSS comes from the coding sequence ATGACTAGTAAGGCGCTTGTCCGCGAAGGCCTCCATTATGCAACCGGCGAACGGATTCGAATTACCATAGGTAGCGAAGGTCGCATTACAGAGGTATTTACAGAAGATGCCGACAGCCGCATTGCAGAAGTGTCTACAGATAGCATTGGCAGCAAAATTTCAGGGGCAGCGCCTGCTCAAGGTGGCAGCGATGGCGGCGAAGCTTTGATCGCCGATGGCGAGCATTCGGTTCGCGGCGGCGACGCAGAGGTGTGGATCGCGCCGGGACTGATCGACCTTCAGTTGAATGGCGGGTACGGGATTGACCTTAACTCGCTCCCGCTGACAAGCGAATCCATCATTCGACTGACGCGCCGTTTGTGGGAGACGGGGGTAACGACGTATTACCCGACTGTCATTACGAACGGCGACCGGGAGATCGAAGAGCTTGTAAGCGCCATCGATCAAGCCTGCCGGGAGGATGCGCTGACAGGGAAGAGCATCGGCGGTATTCATCTGGAGGGCCCTTTCCTTTCGCCGGAGGAAGGGCCGCGCGGAGCCCATGATGAGCGGTATATCAGGCCGCCCGATTGGGAACTGCTGCAGCGGTGGCAGGATGCCTCCGGCTCCCGGATTCGCATCCTGACCCTGTCGCCGGAGTGGCCGGAAGCACCGGAGGTGATCCGCCGAAGCGTGCAGAGCGGCATCATCGTTTCCATCGGGCATACGGCGGCTACGCCGGAGCAGATTCGCCAGGCCGCACTGGCCGGTGCGAGCATGTCCACCCACTTTGGCAACGGCGCGCATCTGACACTGCCGCGGCACCCGAATTATCTGTGGGAGCAGCTGGCATTGGATGAGCTGTGGTGCGGCTTTATTGCCGACGGTTATCATGTGCCGGACTCGGTCATTAAGGTGCTTCTCCGGGCCAAAGCGGGGAAAGCGCTGCTGGTCAGCGATGCCGTCTATTTAAGCGGCATGGCACCGGGAAGCTACCGAACACATATCGGCGGCGAGGTGGTGCTGACCCCCGAAGGAAGGCTCCATCTGGCACGAAAGCCCGAGCTGCTCGCAGGTTCGGCGATGATGCTGGCCGATGCCGTGCAGCGGCTTGCTGCATCGGGTCTATGCTCATTCGCCGAAGCCTGGGACATGGCTTCCAGCGCGCCGGCCAGAGCAATCGGACGGGAGAAGCTGTACGGGCTTACTGAAGGAGCGCGGGCAGATTTCGTCATGTTCGAGCGGCATGCAGGAAAGATCCGTATCGTCGAGACCGTGCTTGGAGGCGTGCCGTTGTATCAGACGAGCTCCTGA
- a CDS encoding glucosamine-6-phosphate deaminase: MHDQPFGLVNTQVKDRLKVRVYNSREAMGMAAAADIRTAMQELLAAKERIRMVFAAAPSQNECLEELVRSEGVDWSRVTAFHMDEYIGLPQAAPQRFGTFLSEKLFDRVSPGAVHLLDGLNDADTECHRYGRLLAEAPIDIVVLGIGENGHIAFNDPPVADFDDPALVKPVTLDEACRLQQVNDGCFASLNDVPRRALTLTIPALMSGTQLFCIVPGARKRHAVRRTLTGDIHEACPASILRRHPDCTLYLDRDAYGEGLHD; the protein is encoded by the coding sequence ATGCACGATCAACCTTTCGGGCTCGTGAATACGCAGGTGAAGGACCGGCTCAAGGTCCGCGTCTATAACAGCCGCGAAGCGATGGGAATGGCGGCGGCGGCCGATATCCGCACTGCGATGCAGGAACTGCTGGCCGCAAAGGAACGCATTCGGATGGTGTTCGCCGCGGCTCCTTCCCAGAATGAATGTCTGGAGGAGCTGGTCCGTTCCGAGGGGGTGGACTGGAGCCGGGTGACGGCTTTTCATATGGATGAATATATCGGGCTTCCGCAAGCTGCACCGCAGCGGTTCGGCACCTTTTTGTCCGAGAAGCTGTTTGACCGGGTTTCCCCTGGAGCCGTGCATCTGCTCGACGGCTTGAATGATGCGGATACGGAGTGCCACCGGTATGGCCGCCTTCTGGCTGAAGCGCCGATCGATATCGTTGTTCTCGGCATCGGCGAGAATGGGCATATTGCCTTTAATGATCCGCCGGTTGCCGATTTTGACGATCCGGCGCTCGTGAAGCCTGTCACACTAGACGAAGCATGCCGCCTGCAGCAGGTGAATGACGGCTGCTTTGCCAGCCTGAATGATGTCCCGAGGCGGGCGCTTACGCTGACGATACCGGCGCTTATGTCGGGGACGCAGCTGTTTTGCATCGTTCCTGGAGCAAGAAAGCGGCATGCCGTGCGGAGAACGTTAACCGGCGATATTCACGAGGCTTGCCCTGCAAGTATTCTAAGGCGTCATCCGGACTGCACGCTGTATCTTGACCGGGATGCCTATGGGGAAGGTCTCCATGACTAG
- a CDS encoding Gfo/Idh/MocA family protein yields MEQRPIRFGIIGCGIIADIHAQCIESTEEAELAAVFDTKPESAAAFVEKYGGDVCGSLEELLARPDVEAVCICTPSGLHADQTVLAAKAGKHVLVEKPMAIRLEDAVRMIEACNEAGVRLATVFPRRMSPQANYARQLIQEGRLGKLSLCSAYVMLYRDQAYYDSAGWRGTWAMDGGGAMMNQGIHTVDLLQWLAGPVTSLSAKAKAVLRSIEVEDTVTAALEFASGALGILEITTTARNAKGQRLAIRGERGELVIEEDDIVSLQIDGEDVTLPEFEPFRIIPDGHRMQIEDLARAIREGRQPIVPGTEGIHSLEIILGTYEAARQRKDISIGEKAPAI; encoded by the coding sequence ATGGAACAAAGACCGATACGATTCGGCATCATTGGCTGTGGAATTATTGCGGATATTCATGCGCAATGCATCGAAAGCACGGAAGAAGCGGAGCTGGCCGCCGTGTTCGATACGAAGCCTGAGTCGGCTGCGGCATTCGTGGAGAAGTACGGAGGGGACGTTTGCGGGAGCTTAGAGGAGCTGCTGGCCCGCCCCGACGTGGAAGCGGTATGTATCTGCACGCCGAGCGGCTTGCACGCGGACCAGACGGTGCTCGCCGCGAAGGCGGGCAAGCATGTGCTGGTGGAGAAGCCGATGGCAATCCGGCTGGAGGATGCGGTGCGCATGATCGAGGCTTGCAATGAGGCCGGGGTGCGGCTTGCGACGGTTTTCCCAAGAAGGATGTCCCCGCAGGCGAATTACGCCCGGCAGCTGATCCAGGAAGGACGTCTTGGCAAACTCAGCCTGTGCTCGGCCTATGTGATGCTGTATCGGGACCAGGCTTATTATGACAGCGCTGGTTGGCGCGGGACCTGGGCGATGGACGGCGGCGGTGCGATGATGAATCAGGGCATTCACACGGTGGATCTGCTGCAGTGGCTTGCCGGTCCGGTGACCTCCCTATCGGCCAAAGCCAAGGCGGTACTGCGCAGCATCGAGGTGGAGGATACGGTGACGGCGGCACTGGAATTTGCCAGCGGAGCCCTGGGCATTCTGGAGATTACGACGACGGCCAGGAACGCCAAGGGGCAGCGGCTGGCGATTCGCGGCGAGCGGGGTGAACTGGTAATCGAAGAAGACGATATCGTGTCTCTGCAGATCGATGGCGAGGATGTGACGCTGCCTGAATTTGAGCCTTTCCGCATCATCCCGGACGGGCACCGCATGCAGATCGAAGATCTGGCGAGAGCGATTCGCGAAGGGCGGCAGCCGATCGTGCCGGGAACGGAGGGCATCCATTCGCTGGAGATCATCCTTGGCACTTATGAGGCAGCGCGGCAGCGTAAAGACATCAGCATCGGGGAGAAGGCACCTGCAATATAG
- a CDS encoding Gfo/Idh/MocA family protein: protein MTDGIKYGIIGCQHAHIGMFIEEMQRLGYPCAGVYEPDNTKLAREMAERFGLAITSDRRSLLEDDDVGIIGCAAVNNEKIDVIELCESYGKHVMIDKPAVTSREGLRRLQAVMERGRIEIGMMLTERFRASMHTALKLVMAGELGEIVHIAMRKPHRLNPANRPAWHFDKEKSGGIINDLLVHDFDLLRWLTGREVEAVSGYMAKNILPEHPSFYDTAAVHVVMEGGVTAELYADWHTPAGSWTWGDGRIFITGTTGMAEIRLEGDPLLQSREALLLTDADQLRPLELEAPPKLLAQDFLDRIRGGSGQISHRDIYKASEGTVQADEAARVIVRSALETGHNQYR, encoded by the coding sequence ATGACGGATGGAATCAAATATGGCATTATCGGATGTCAGCACGCCCACATCGGCATGTTTATCGAAGAGATGCAGCGGCTCGGGTATCCATGTGCCGGTGTTTACGAACCGGATAACACGAAACTGGCCCGCGAGATGGCAGAAAGGTTCGGCCTTGCGATCACGTCGGATCGGAGGTCTCTGCTGGAAGATGACGATGTTGGCATCATCGGCTGTGCGGCGGTCAACAACGAGAAGATCGACGTGATCGAGCTGTGCGAGAGCTACGGGAAGCATGTAATGATCGACAAGCCGGCGGTAACGAGTCGCGAGGGTCTCCGCCGTCTGCAGGCGGTGATGGAGCGGGGGAGGATTGAGATCGGCATGATGCTCACCGAGCGCTTTCGCGCTTCGATGCATACGGCACTCAAGCTGGTTATGGCCGGGGAGCTGGGGGAGATTGTCCACATTGCGATGCGGAAGCCGCACCGGCTGAACCCCGCTAACCGTCCGGCATGGCATTTTGACAAGGAGAAATCGGGCGGTATTATCAATGACCTCCTCGTTCACGATTTTGATCTGCTGCGCTGGCTGACCGGCAGGGAAGTGGAGGCGGTATCCGGTTATATGGCCAAAAACATTCTGCCGGAGCACCCAAGCTTCTACGACACCGCAGCCGTGCATGTGGTCATGGAGGGCGGCGTCACCGCAGAGCTGTATGCCGATTGGCACACGCCGGCGGGCAGCTGGACCTGGGGGGACGGCCGGATCTTCATCACCGGCACGACCGGCATGGCGGAGATCCGGCTGGAAGGAGATCCGCTGCTGCAGAGCCGGGAAGCGCTGCTCCTAACGGATGCGGATCAGCTTCGGCCGCTCGAGCTGGAGGCTCCGCCGAAGCTGCTGGCACAGGATTTTCTGGACCGCATACGGGGAGGTTCGGGACAGATCTCCCACCGTGATATTTACAAAGCGTCGGAGGGCACGGTTCAAGCAGACGAGGCCGCCCGTGTCATCGTCCGAAGCGCCCTGGAAACCGGGCATAACCAATATCGATAG
- a CDS encoding sugar phosphate isomerase/epimerase family protein encodes MRIAAFSGSLIDYDLKEAMAVSASLGFDGIEIACREPHLHPDMPLTQVREIKNAAEDHGLAIPALAGYMGHFSIAGAEACAAEYGRFMELLERSVLLGADMIRVFPGGPNAFLAEPEHYEKAAYWIRRCADEARKAGKRIVLEIHNLSLVETVDGALHLSDLIGRDNVGFIHDAGNMYIADTGYGEESVRRLGSRLFHVHIKDEKRVASAGAPGTFKNLTRHGEESFLQCRLGEGGVDHGGLLRGLKESGYEGWLTLECAAPYPPIERLAWDMKMLRTWLRAVEV; translated from the coding sequence ATGAGGATAGCCGCCTTCAGCGGTTCGCTGATCGATTACGATTTGAAGGAAGCGATGGCGGTCAGTGCTTCGCTTGGTTTTGACGGCATCGAAATTGCCTGCCGGGAGCCGCATCTACATCCGGACATGCCGCTTACGCAGGTCCGGGAAATCAAGAACGCCGCCGAGGATCACGGCCTTGCGATCCCGGCCTTGGCAGGCTATATGGGCCACTTTTCCATAGCAGGAGCGGAAGCTTGCGCAGCGGAATACGGCCGCTTCATGGAGCTGCTTGAGCGGTCCGTGCTGCTGGGGGCGGATATGATCCGGGTGTTCCCCGGAGGGCCGAACGCTTTTCTGGCCGAGCCGGAGCACTATGAGAAGGCAGCCTATTGGATCCGCCGCTGTGCAGACGAAGCGAGGAAGGCCGGGAAGCGGATCGTGCTGGAAATCCACAATCTCTCGCTCGTGGAGACGGTAGACGGTGCGCTTCACCTGTCGGATCTGATCGGACGGGACAATGTCGGATTCATTCACGATGCCGGCAATATGTACATTGCGGATACCGGGTACGGCGAGGAATCGGTCAGGCGGCTCGGAAGCCGGCTGTTCCACGTCCATATTAAGGATGAGAAGCGGGTCGCGAGCGCCGGGGCTCCGGGAACGTTTAAAAATTTAACCCGGCATGGAGAGGAAAGCTTTCTGCAGTGCCGTCTCGGCGAAGGCGGGGTCGACCACGGCGGTTTGCTCCGCGGGCTTAAGGAGAGCGGTTATGAGGGCTGGCTTACGCTGGAATGCGCGGCTCCGTACCCGCCGATCGAGCGGCTGGCCTGGGATATGAAGATGCTGCGAACATGGCTTCGGGCTGTGGAGGTGTAA
- a CDS encoding carbohydrate ABC transporter permease: MKYKLLGRGIAYLLIGISSLIMLVPFATALMNSLKTYREYTTVPPRWIPEVFQWSNYAAVFKLGNIGGYTVNSVIVAGLSVAGALLSCSMVGYAFARLRFPLKSALFVMVLGTMMIPAVVIIIPHFMIFNELNMLDTLTPLWVIEWLAQPFGIFLMRQAFMNIPKEYEEAAKMEGCNPFQIYWRIFIPMARPTLATLAIFTFMGKWNEILTPVIYLTSNEKYTLPIGILSLSGQWTGNEQLMIAAALVSLVPILLVFLFAEKYFVQNHNMAGIK, translated from the coding sequence ATGAAGTATAAGCTGCTGGGGCGAGGCATCGCTTACCTGTTGATCGGCATAAGCTCGCTTATCATGCTGGTGCCGTTCGCGACGGCATTGATGAACTCGCTCAAGACCTATCGGGAATACACGACCGTTCCGCCCCGATGGATCCCCGAAGTATTCCAATGGTCGAACTATGCGGCTGTATTCAAGCTCGGAAATATCGGCGGCTATACGGTGAACAGCGTGATCGTGGCGGGCTTGTCGGTTGCGGGGGCGCTGCTGTCGTGCTCGATGGTAGGGTATGCGTTCGCCCGGCTGCGTTTTCCGCTGAAAAGCGCGCTGTTCGTCATGGTGCTCGGCACGATGATGATTCCCGCGGTCGTGATCATCATTCCGCACTTTATGATTTTTAATGAGCTGAACATGCTGGATACGCTGACTCCCTTGTGGGTGATCGAGTGGCTGGCCCAGCCGTTCGGAATATTTCTCATGCGGCAGGCTTTCATGAATATACCTAAAGAGTACGAGGAAGCGGCAAAGATGGAAGGCTGCAATCCGTTTCAGATTTACTGGCGGATTTTTATCCCGATGGCCAGGCCAACGCTGGCGACGCTGGCGATCTTCACCTTCATGGGCAAGTGGAATGAAATTTTGACGCCGGTCATTTACCTGACATCCAATGAGAAATACACGCTGCCGATCGGGATTCTGTCGCTGTCCGGACAGTGGACGGGAAATGAGCAGCTGATGATTGCCGCGGCGCTGGTCAGTCTGGTGCCGATTCTGCTGGTGTTCCTGTTCGCGGAAAAATATTTCGTGCAGAATCACAATATGGCCGGCATCAAATAA
- a CDS encoding carbohydrate ABC transporter permease — MGNTLIDKTKPKAELLPPGKPARKRTWDHEGRWGLLMASPYILHFIVFVAGPLAASLYFSFSDYDMLNPPEWTGLDNFRRMADDPMFWRSLWNTLYFTGLFVPLQTFLALVLAVALNQRLKGLKWFRMAHFIPVISSWTVILYVADAIFNPRFGLANMLLQKLGLAGQGWLQDPKLAIPLLVMIAVWKGIGYIMVIYLAGLQSVPGDLYEASEIDGAGALRKFRYITIPLISPTTFLVLIMSTISTFQAFEQIYVLTGRGDISAAGGPNHSSLVLMLYLYREGFTFMRMGYASAIAWVLFMILFLLTLIQLWGQKKWVHYE; from the coding sequence ATGGGCAACACGCTGATCGATAAGACAAAGCCAAAAGCCGAGCTGTTACCGCCCGGCAAACCCGCCCGAAAACGGACCTGGGACCATGAAGGACGATGGGGGCTGCTGATGGCATCCCCCTACATTCTCCATTTTATCGTGTTTGTGGCGGGGCCGCTCGCGGCATCGCTGTACTTCAGCTTCTCCGATTACGACATGCTGAACCCGCCTGAGTGGACGGGGCTCGATAATTTCCGCCGGATGGCGGACGATCCGATGTTCTGGCGTTCACTGTGGAACACGCTTTATTTCACCGGGCTGTTCGTGCCGCTCCAGACCTTCCTCGCGCTGGTGCTGGCGGTTGCTCTGAATCAGCGCCTGAAGGGGCTGAAGTGGTTCCGCATGGCGCATTTTATACCGGTCATCTCCTCCTGGACCGTCATTCTGTATGTCGCGGACGCGATATTCAATCCGCGCTTCGGTCTGGCGAACATGCTGCTGCAGAAGCTGGGCCTTGCCGGTCAAGGCTGGCTGCAGGACCCGAAGCTGGCAATCCCGCTCCTCGTGATGATCGCGGTGTGGAAGGGGATCGGCTATATTATGGTCATTTATTTGGCCGGCCTGCAGAGCGTGCCAGGCGACTTGTATGAGGCGTCCGAGATTGACGGGGCAGGGGCGCTCCGCAAATTCCGGTACATTACGATTCCTTTGATCTCGCCAACCACCTTCCTGGTTTTGATCATGAGCACGATCTCTACCTTCCAGGCATTTGAGCAGATCTACGTCCTGACGGGAAGAGGGGATATCAGCGCGGCCGGAGGACCGAACCATTCCAGTCTGGTGCTCATGCTGTATCTGTACCGCGAAGGCTTCACGTTTATGCGGATGGGCTATGCTTCCGCGATTGCGTGGGTGCTGTTCATGATCCTGTTCCTGCTGACGCTGATCCAGCTGTGGGGCCAGAAGAAGTGGGTGCATTACGAATGA
- a CDS encoding ABC transporter substrate-binding protein, whose amino-acid sequence MKKRKGLYSWLAALLLVTVFASGCSGGGQKEGGAASPPKGEDGGKQVEILLGYYSSDSSDAKMKELIDRFEEQHPNIKVKTQSAPYGQFYQKLDTQIAAGQAPDVWLSDGVYVMKYAQRGAAKDLTDWIVRDLKAEDYYGLDFNKDAEGRYWGVPQGIQVGVLFYNKDLFDKAGVDYPTEDWTWEDLKSTAAKLTVDAAGKTAEDAGFDPASVNQFGLTFFSITEGWFSVMKSYGGGVLDEKAENSIVNTPENKQAFEWMVDGMQRGIITDPVDLKSFQSNTAVFPSGSAAMRIGIYARVQAANEAGLNYDVTLLPKGPDGKRVSPVIANSWVINQKSSDKKAEAAWEWIKYWATEDEVQKQWTELGEAVPVKKSVAQSDVFLKAGEQPANRKAFLDSLEFAQTLDNNAVWEEWVGKFNENAERAFLGDATIDQALSDADAAVQTVLDDFYKK is encoded by the coding sequence GTGAAAAAAAGAAAAGGCTTGTACAGCTGGCTTGCCGCTTTGCTGCTTGTAACCGTGTTTGCAAGCGGTTGCAGCGGAGGCGGGCAAAAGGAGGGCGGAGCGGCCTCTCCTCCCAAGGGGGAAGACGGCGGAAAGCAGGTAGAGATTTTGCTGGGCTACTACTCCAGCGACAGCTCCGACGCGAAGATGAAGGAGCTGATCGACCGGTTCGAGGAGCAGCATCCGAATATTAAGGTGAAGACGCAGAGCGCGCCGTACGGCCAGTTCTACCAGAAGCTGGACACCCAGATTGCGGCCGGTCAGGCACCGGACGTATGGCTCTCCGACGGCGTCTACGTGATGAAATACGCGCAGCGCGGCGCGGCCAAGGATCTGACCGACTGGATCGTCCGCGATCTGAAGGCCGAGGATTATTACGGTCTGGATTTCAACAAGGACGCGGAGGGCCGATATTGGGGCGTGCCCCAAGGCATCCAGGTCGGCGTGCTGTTCTACAACAAGGATCTGTTCGATAAGGCAGGCGTCGATTATCCTACCGAGGATTGGACCTGGGAGGATTTGAAGTCGACGGCAGCCAAGCTGACGGTCGATGCCGCAGGGAAAACGGCCGAGGATGCCGGTTTCGATCCGGCAAGCGTCAATCAGTTCGGCCTGACGTTCTTCAGTATTACCGAGGGCTGGTTCTCGGTAATGAAGTCGTACGGCGGTGGAGTTCTTGACGAGAAGGCCGAGAATTCGATCGTCAACACGCCGGAGAACAAGCAGGCTTTCGAATGGATGGTAGACGGCATGCAGCGCGGGATCATTACCGACCCGGTGGATTTGAAGAGCTTCCAGAGCAATACGGCCGTATTCCCGAGCGGATCGGCAGCGATGCGGATCGGCATTTACGCAAGGGTGCAGGCGGCGAACGAGGCAGGGCTGAACTATGACGTGACGCTGCTGCCGAAGGGTCCTGACGGCAAACGGGTATCCCCGGTGATCGCGAACTCCTGGGTCATCAACCAGAAATCGAGTGACAAGAAAGCGGAAGCCGCCTGGGAATGGATCAAATACTGGGCGACCGAGGACGAGGTGCAGAAGCAGTGGACGGAGCTTGGCGAAGCGGTGCCGGTCAAGAAATCCGTTGCGCAGTCGGATGTGTTCCTGAAAGCGGGCGAGCAGCCGGCGAACCGCAAGGCGTTCCTCGACAGCCTGGAATTCGCGCAGACGCTGGACAATAACGCCGTATGGGAGGAATGGGTCGGCAAATTCAACGAGAACGCGGAGCGGGCATTCCTGGGAGATGCGACGATTGATCAGGCATTGAGCGATGCTGATGCGGCGGTTCAAACGGTGCTGGACGATTTTTATAAAAAATAA
- a CDS encoding sensor histidine kinase: MNKQRMSFGNLTINQRLFVLIIVFIALPFFLLGSFWYQSSTEAIEKFAVDTNKRIIEQTNVSLDSYINNLENSTYPFIHNPQIQQLLSAAHLTPYQYFQLAKKVEDDLFAQMIYGRSDIIGISLVAGHQRQITDYEQAPGLLDMAEIRKRNLSYLSRMDQLSDFQILGLSKVGPTPSLTIARKLYDNSSFLYKGLLVVDLNLQQIAAICTNDSLGGFNVWIMGSEGQIMYHPDSSLIGTKVEESLLRRLESRGSSSFFRHQDPVSPAEKMVIHEQSRIAGWTVVADLPLNSLIGNLIMQRNYSLAAAAVLIGISLALVGGFSLSLTRPLVMLQKLMARVEKGDFVLPAKTHSFRNNEMRAVFHSFYRMTDELKRLIREVHTSQLKERELIIKQKESALRSMQSHINPHFLYNSLEIINSYAIADNHMEISRMTRALAHMFRYNISHAGSIVLLREELAHIQAYLELQQARFRKLEVELDVDERFVTRVQAVRLTLQPIVENVFIHGYRGRKPRYIGISARAESSCFVIVIRDEGSGMPPEKLTRIRRALQSAVYPGGDLHAEEPQGEATSGIGLMNVHERLALTFGSGYGLQLIHSAPDEGTIFEIRLPYTADEEASACTN; encoded by the coding sequence ATGAACAAGCAGCGGATGTCCTTTGGCAATCTGACCATCAACCAGCGACTGTTCGTACTGATTATTGTATTCATCGCTCTTCCATTCTTTCTGCTCGGCAGCTTCTGGTACCAGTCCTCCACCGAAGCCATCGAGAAATTCGCCGTCGACACGAACAAGCGCATTATCGAGCAGACCAACGTGTCGCTGGATTCCTATATCAACAATCTGGAGAATTCTACGTATCCCTTCATCCATAATCCGCAGATTCAACAGCTTCTGTCCGCTGCGCACTTAACTCCCTACCAGTATTTCCAGCTCGCCAAGAAAGTCGAAGACGATCTGTTCGCCCAGATGATCTACGGCCGATCCGATATCATCGGCATCTCGCTGGTTGCCGGCCACCAACGGCAGATCACCGATTACGAACAGGCTCCCGGATTGCTCGATATGGCGGAGATCCGCAAACGCAACCTGTCCTATCTCTCCCGGATGGATCAGCTGAGCGACTTTCAGATCCTGGGACTGAGCAAGGTTGGACCCACGCCGTCCTTGACCATTGCCCGGAAGCTCTATGACAACTCGTCCTTTCTGTACAAGGGCCTGCTGGTCGTTGATCTCAATCTGCAGCAAATCGCTGCGATCTGCACCAATGATTCCCTGGGCGGCTTCAACGTCTGGATTATGGGAAGCGAGGGGCAAATCATGTATCATCCCGATTCCAGCCTCATCGGAACCAAGGTCGAAGAAAGTCTGCTGAGACGCTTGGAGAGCCGCGGCTCCTCCTCCTTCTTTCGCCACCAGGATCCCGTCTCTCCCGCAGAAAAGATGGTGATCCATGAGCAATCGCGGATTGCCGGCTGGACCGTCGTTGCCGATCTTCCGCTGAACAGCCTGATCGGCAATCTGATCATGCAGCGGAATTATTCCTTGGCTGCGGCCGCTGTGCTTATCGGCATCTCGCTGGCTCTCGTGGGGGGGTTCTCCCTGTCGTTGACACGGCCGCTTGTGATGCTGCAGAAGCTGATGGCCCGAGTGGAAAAGGGTGACTTTGTTCTGCCTGCCAAGACGCATTCATTCCGGAACAATGAAATGCGCGCGGTTTTCCATAGCTTTTACCGAATGACGGATGAGCTCAAGCGTCTGATCCGGGAGGTTCATACCTCGCAGCTCAAAGAGCGCGAGCTGATCATCAAACAGAAGGAGTCGGCGCTGCGGTCGATGCAATCCCACATCAACCCGCATTTTCTGTACAATTCCTTGGAAATCATCAACTCTTACGCTATCGCGGACAATCATATGGAGATCAGCCGCATGACGCGCGCGCTTGCCCATATGTTCCGTTACAATATTAGCCACGCCGGATCCATCGTCCTGCTCCGAGAGGAACTTGCGCATATCCAGGCCTATCTGGAACTTCAGCAAGCCCGTTTCCGCAAGCTTGAAGTCGAGCTGGACGTCGATGAACGCTTCGTCACCCGGGTCCAGGCCGTCAGGCTGACGCTTCAGCCGATCGTCGAGAATGTGTTCATTCACGGATATCGCGGCAGAAAGCCCCGGTATATCGGCATCAGCGCGCGGGCCGAGAGCAGCTGCTTCGTCATCGTCATCCGCGATGAAGGCAGCGGCATGCCGCCGGAGAAGCTGACCCGGATTCGGCGGGCTCTGCAATCGGCGGTGTATCCGGGAGGAGATCTGCATGCAGAGGAACCGCAAGGGGAAGCCACGAGCGGCATCGGCCTCATGAACGTTCATGAGCGGCTTGCGCTTACCTTCGGTTCCGGATATGGGCT